One Hordeum vulgare subsp. vulgare chromosome 4H, MorexV3_pseudomolecules_assembly, whole genome shotgun sequence DNA window includes the following coding sequences:
- the LOC123446761 gene encoding serine/threonine receptor-like kinase NFP, whose product MEPRRFLCCCLVAVLAVASRRCDAQGGAGNGTGRFACVVPAPCDTFVLYRTQSPGSLDLGAISDLFGVSRAMIAAANNLSLIDEDAALLPDQPLLVPVRCGCTGNRSFVNVTYPIHSGDTFYALALTGYENLTTPDVIQELNPQAVFNKLNVSQLVTVPLFCRCPTPAERSAGVLQQITYMWRPVDTMSRVSKLMGSDASAIAAANNVSADFTSTTMLPMLIPVARPPVLPPLRYGPSATTGDPGATKRFSGATVAASIAGSLVAVAALCVAIFGYRRYRRKKATVHSASRFASPRFCFNQNAYGIQSSSSIARMINGGDKLLTSVSQFIDKPVIFGTAEIMEATMNLDERCRIGSSYYRAKLEGEVFAVKPAKGDVSAELRMMQMVNHANLIRLAGISIGADGDYTFLVYEFAEKGSLDKWLYQKPPSSLPSSSSSVDTLSWNQRLGIALDVANGLLYMHEHTQPSMVHGDVRARNILLTADFRARISNFSVATPAMADAAATSSDVFAFGLLVLELLSGRTAMEARVGAEIGMLWRDIRAVLEAGDKRDAKLRKWMDPALGDEYYLDAALSLAGMARACTEEDAARRPKMADVVFSLSMLVQPLPVGDAFEKLWQPSSEENIRIVNEVAAR is encoded by the coding sequence ATGGAACCCCGCCGCTTCCTCTGCTGCTGCCTTGTGGCCGTCCTCGCCGTCGCCTCCCGCCGCTGCGACGCGCAGGGCGGCGCCGGCAACGGCACCGGGCGCTTCGCCTGCGTCGTGCCGGCCCCGTGCGACACGTTCGTCCTGTACCGCACGCAGTCCCCGGGGTCCCTCGACCTCGGCGCCATCTCGGACCTCTTCGGCGTGAGCCGGGCCATGATCGCCGCCGCCAACAACCTGAGCTTGATCGACGAGGACGCAGCGCTGCTGCCCGACCAGCCGCTGCTCGTGCCCGTCAGGTGCGGCTGCACCGGCAACCGCTCCTTCGTCAACGTCACCTACCCCATCCACTCCGGCGACACCTTCTACGCGCTCGCGCTCACCGGCTACGAGAACCTCACCACCCCCGACGTCATCCAGGAGCTCAACCCGCAGGCTGTTTTCAACAAGCTCAATGTCTCCCAGCTGGTCACCGTGCCGCTCTTCTGCCGGTGCCCCACGCCGGCGGAGCGGAGCGCCGGGGTGCTGCAGCAGATCACCTACATGTGGCGACCTGTCGACACCATGTCCCGGGTGAGCAAGCTGATGGGATCCGACGCCAGCGCCATCGCTGCGGCCAACAACGTCAGCGCCGACTTCACCTCAACGACTATGCTGCCGATGCTGATCCCTGTGGCGCGGCCGCCGGTGCTTCCTCCGCTGCGCTATGGCCCGAGCGCGACCACCGGCGATCCCGGAGCTACCAAGCGCTTCTCGGGTGCCACCGTAGCGGCCAGCATCGCGGGGTCTCTCGTCGCGGTCGCCGCCTTGTGCGTGGCCATCTTCGGGTACCGGAGGTACCGCAGGAAGAAGGCCACGGTGCACTCGGCATCCAGGTTCGCGAGCCCGAGGTTTTGCTTTAACCAGAACGCCTACGGGATTCAGAGCAGCAGCTCCATCGCTCGCATGATCAACGGAGGGGACAAGCTGCTCACCAGCGTGTCGCAGTTCATCGACAAGCCCGTCATCTTCGGTACGGCGGAGATCATGGAAGCGACGATGAACTTGGACGAACGGTGCAGGATCGGCAGCTCCTACTACCGGGCCAAGCTAGAAGGCGAGGTGTTCGCGGTGAAGCCAGCGAAAGGCGACGTGTCGGCGGAGCTGAGGATGATGCAGATGGTCAACCACGCCAACCTCATCAGGCTGGCCGGCATATCCATCGGCGCGGATGGGGACTACACCTTCCTCGTGTACGAGTTCGCCGAGAAGGGCTCGCTTGACAAGTGGCTGTACCAGAAGCCTCCGTCCTCGCTGCCGTCGTCGAGCTCATCAGTGGACACGCTCTCGTGGAACCAGAGGCTGggcatcgcgttggacgtcgccaACGGCCTGCTCTACATGCACGAGCACACTCAGCCGAGCATGGTGCACGGCGACGTCCGCGCAAGGAACATCCTCCTCACCGCGGACTTCAGGGCCAGGATATCCAACTTCTCCGTGGCCACGCCGGCGATGGCCGACGCCGCGGCGACGAGCAGCGACGTGTTCGCCTTCGGTCTACTTGTCCTAGAGCTTCTCTCGGGAAGGACGGCCATGGAGGCGCGCGTCGGCGCGGAGATCGGCATGCTGTGGAGGGACATACGGGCGGTGCTGGAGGCCGGCGACAAGAGGGACGCCAAGCTGAGGAAGTGGATGGACCCCGCCCTTGGGGACGAGTACTACCTGGATGCGGCGCTCAGCTTGGCCGGCATGGCGAGGGCTTGCACGGAGGAGGACGCGGCGCGGCGGCCGAAGATGGCCGACGTCGTGTTCAGCCTATCGATGCTGGTGCAGCCGTTACCGGTGGGCGACGCGTTCGAGAAGCTATGGCAGCCCAGCTCGGAGGAGAACATTAGGATTGTCAATGAAGTGGCAGCCAGATGA